From Paraglaciecola sp. L1A13:
CCTTGGCTTTCTCTTGAATGGCTTGTCTTTCACCTATCCATTTATCATATTCTGCGGGCTCTTTAGCAATGACCACCACAGGCATAAAACCATGGTCTTTACCGCACAATTCAGCACATTGACCGCGATAGATACCAGGCTCGTTTACTTTCGTCCACGCGTCATTAATAAAACCGGGGTTAGCGTCTTGTTTAATAGCGAAGTCAGGCACCCACCAAGAATGTATGACGTCGTCTGAAGTAATCAAAAAGCGTACGCGCTTATCTGTCGGTATCACGAGGGGCTGATCGACCTCTAGAAGATAATTAACGCCTTTGTCCAATTTGCCAGATATCTCGCCGGCTTGAGTTGCTAAACGAGAATAAAACTCAACGTCGTTATCCATGTATTTGTAATGCCACTTCCATTGTGAGCCTGTCACTAGCACGGTGATATCAGGCTCACTGGCATCCTCCATAGCGATTAGCGTTTTCGCTGCAGGAACCGCCATAACAATTAAAATAACAAAAGGGATAACGGTCCAAGCGATTTCGACTTTTACACTTTCGTGAAAGTTGGCTGGTTTTGCACCTCTGGATTTACGGTGAAATAAAATGGAATAAAACATCGCTCCAAAAACACCAACGGCGATAACCACACAAATAATAAACATCAACATATGCAAGTCATATACATCCGCACTGATGTCCGTGACACCTTTGCGCATATTTAGTTGATATTGATCTAAGTCAGATACGGACTCTGCGAAAACAGTACCGCTTTGAAACGCGCTTAGCATTGCCATCACACTCAACGAAATTTTCTTCACTCGACCCCCTGCTTGTCAAACGTTTGAAATAGTGGCGATAGCCAGCAAAATTTACGTCTTCATTTATTATTATAAGATTCAATACAAGTTAATAAATGTTACCAACTTGTTAAGGATGCAACAAGCATTACCCAAAACAGGGGGAAGAGTCCAGCTATTTTGTTTATTTTATATTCAATTGGGTAAAATTTAATCAATCAATCAGTATGTTACGTTTACATCTCAGTAACAAAAAAAATTGCAATAATAATCTAGATGAGGCTTGTTATAGAGTATAAATAGGGGGGGAAATGTTCATTCAAAAATGCATTGGGGCTTCATTGCGAAACCCCAAACGTAATACATATTTATCAGAGTAAATCAGTACAAACTGTTTACCTGCTTACATCCAATCTGAATTACGTATCACGCCCACAGCGATACCTTCAATATTGAAAGGTTGGGTTGCTAAGTCGACTTTAATGGGCTGAAATTCTTCGTTCTCAGCATGTAAGATTACTTGGCGACCTTTGCGTTCAATGCGCTTCACCGTGACATCTTCATCAACACGTGCCACAACTACTTGACCGTTGTGAACGTCAGTAGTTTTATGTACAGCGAGTAAATCACCATCCAAAATACCAATGTCTTTCATGCTCATTCCACTAACACGTAGTAAAAAATCAGCACTAGGCTTGAATAAATTCGGATCGACTTTATAGTGCATTTCAACATGCTCTTGAGCCAAAATCGGTTCGCCAGCAGCTACTCGCCCAATGAGAGGCAAACCTTGATTTTCTAATTGATCTTCTAATGGCTCAGTAAGTCTAATACCTCTGGAGGTACCCGGTAATATTTGAATGGCG
This genomic window contains:
- the coxB gene encoding cytochrome c oxidase subunit II gives rise to the protein MAMLSAFQSGTVFAESVSDLDQYQLNMRKGVTDISADVYDLHMLMFIICVVIAVGVFGAMFYSILFHRKSRGAKPANFHESVKVEIAWTVIPFVILIVMAVPAAKTLIAMEDASEPDITVLVTGSQWKWHYKYMDNDVEFYSRLATQAGEISGKLDKGVNYLLEVDQPLVIPTDKRVRFLITSDDVIHSWWVPDFAIKQDANPGFINDAWTKVNEPGIYRGQCAELCGKDHGFMPVVVIAKEPAEYDKWIGERQAIQEKAKAEEQRLLAMNMSKDELMSNGQKIYTANCAACHMPNGEGLPGVFPALKGSNIALNDMAAHIDIVLNGKSGTAMAAFAKQLSMSELAAVITFERNAWGNDTDELVQAKDINAALNGQ
- the lexA gene encoding transcriptional repressor LexA, which encodes MRPLTLRQEEVLQLIKTTMIDTGMPPTRAEIARHLGFKSANAAEEHLKALARKGAIQILPGTSRGIRLTEPLEDQLENQGLPLIGRVAAGEPILAQEHVEMHYKVDPNLFKPSADFLLRVSGMSMKDIGILDGDLLAVHKTTDVHNGQVVVARVDEDVTVKRIERKGRQVILHAENEEFQPIKVDLATQPFNIEGIAVGVIRNSDWM